CGGCGCCTCGGGCGAGGGGGTCGAGCAGGGGGCGCGGCAGGCGGTTCAGCAACTGACCCCCGACAGCTTCAAGCAGGCCGATTTCGAACGTCTGGCCCAACAGGTTCAGGATCATCTGACCGGCACCGGCGCGGAATCGATGCAGATGGCCAATCTGCTGCGTCATGTGGTGACCCGCATGACGGACGAGGGGCTGGTGATCGAACTGACCGATCTGGCCGAACAGCCATTGTTTGTCGAGGATACGTCGCAACCGCAACCCGCGCTGAGAGAACTTTCCGCCATCCTGACCCGCGCGCTGGGGCATGTCCGCAACGACATCGCGCTGTCCGGCTATGTGCGCGGCTATCCTGAAATGCTGGTCGCCTCGCCGGTCTGGGCGCTGTCGGATGCCCGCGCGCATGAGGTGCGCAAGTTGCTGGAACGGTCGGGTCTGGACCCGCAACGGGTGCAGCGCGTCAGCGGCCACGCCGACCGCAGGCTTCGCAGCACGAACCCGATGGATCCCGCCAACAACCGGATCGAGTTGATCCTTCTGCGATAGGGCAAAGAAATTTCGGCGATTAGGCGAATCTTAAACTGTCATCCGGATACTGGGCTGAAGCTCAGCCAATGAAAGGCCCCAAAGATGTCCATGTCCTCTGCCATGAATGCCGGTGTTGCCGGGCTAGCGGCACATTCGACCAAGCTGGCCACGATCTCGGACAATATCGCGAATTCGGGCACCAACGGCTACAAGCGGATGGAGACCGAGTTCGACTCGATCGTTCTCAACCAGCATCGTGCCAGCGGCCATTACGCGGCAGGCGGTGTCCGCACCACCACCAAACGTATCGTGACCGAGGATGGGGCGCTGATCACGACCACCAATCCTCTGGATCTTTCCATTGACGGGCGCGGCATGCTGCCGGTGACCTCGGCCGTCGATCTGGATAACAATTTCGAAACCCTGCCGATGATGATGACCCGCACCGGATCGTTCCGGCCCGACGATTCGGGTATCCTGCGGACAGCTTCGGGGCTGGTGCTTCTGGGCTGGCCTGCGCAATCGGATGGTACGGTGCCGATCATGCCGCGCGATACGATGGGTACGCTGGAACCGATCCAGCTCTCGCCCAGTCAGACGGTGGGTGATCCGACCACGCGCATCTCGATGGGGATCACCTTGCCCGCCGCACATACCCGCCCGGATGCGACGGGCGATTCCCTGCCATTGAAGATCGAATATTTCGGCAATCTCGGCACCTCTGAATCGCTGAGCATGACCTTCATTCCAGAGACGGGCAATCCGATCGGCATGTCGAATACCTGGGTGATGGAAGTCAGGGATTCGGCTTCGGATCCGGCCAATAACCTGATCGGCTCCTACCGGATCCAGTTTGATGACAGCCAGGCGAATGGCGGCAGCATCGCCGACGTGGAGGTTCTTTCCGGTGGGGCTTATGACGCTGCTTCGGGGACGTTGAACCTGCAGGTCGCGGGCGGCCCGCTCAGCCTTGTGATCGGATCACCGGGTGCGACTACGGGAATGCGGCAATTGTCGGCAAGCTTCTCGCCCGCGCCGATCTCGAAGAACGGCTCGCCTGTGGGCAATCTCGTCACTGTCGAGGTCGATGAGGATGGCTTCCTCCGGGCGACTTATGACACGGGTTTCGTCAAGACGCTGTATCAGATCCCGTTGGTCGATGTGCCGAACCCCGATGGATTGCTGGCATTGGACGCGCAGACTTTCAAGATTTCGCCGGAATCCGGCAGCCTGTTCATGTGGGATGCGGGCGATGGTCCGACCGGTGCGGTGATGGGCTATGCGCTTGAAGCATCGACAACCGATATCGCCTATGAGCTGACGCAGATGATCACCACTCAAAGGGCCTATTCATCGAATGCCAAGGTGATCCAGACCGTCGATGAAATGCTGCAGGAAACGACGAATATCAAACGGTAACGAGTTTTAACGGCCTAAGAGGATGCATGGATGAGTATCGCAAGAGCCCTTTCAAACGCAGTGTCCGGTCTGGCCGCTGTTTCGCGAGGGACCGAAACGGTTGCCGCCAACCTCGCCAATCTTGCCACTCCCGGCTATGCAAGGCGTGATGTCGCCCTGTCCCCTCTGGGGTTCGGGGCAAATAGCGGCGGCGTTCGGGTCAACGGCATCATGCGCATCGTCGATGCCGGGATACTGGGCGAAACCCGCCTGACCGAAGCCGCCCGATCCAATGCGGCGATCCATTCGGGCTTTGCTGCTGAAATGGAAGCGGTTGTGGGTGTGCCGGGGAATGCCGACAGCCTCGCCAGCAAGCTGACCGACCTGCAATCTGCGCTGGTTTCCGCCAGTACCCGCCCAGAAGACGAGGTGCGTTTGCAAATCGCTGTTTCGGCAGCGGAGAAACTGGCGGACAAGTTGAATGAGATCAGTAACACGATACAGGCGGCCCGAACCGCAGCTGACAATGCCATAGCTGCCGATGTTGAGGTCCTGAATGGCAGCCTTGACCGGGTTGCGGACTTGAACCGGCGCATTGCGACGATTTCCGCCAAAGGCGCTGATCCATCTTCGCTGATGGATCAGCGCCAGCAGGTCATTGATCAGATCGCGCGGATCGTCCCGGTTCAGGAGGTTGTCAGGGACAATGGTCACGTTGCCTTGTTTACGACCGAAGGCGCGGTTCTTCTTGACGGCAGCCAGCCCAATCATCTGACATTTCAGCCCTCCGGCTCCCTGACTCCGGAGATGAGCGTCGGGACGCCGCCCGTCGGCATCCTTCAGCAGGACGGAAGAGAACTGACCGCTGGTGGTATGGGCCTGTTCGTCGGCGGCTCTCTCGCGGCCAGTTTTGCTGTACGAGACGAGTTTGCCCCGCAGATGCAGGTCGAGATCGACACTATTGCGCTTGAGCTGCACGATCGATTTGCGTTGAGCACCACCGATCCGACGCTAGATCCAGGTGAGCCGGGATTGTTTACCGATGCAGGCGGTTCCGCGTCATTGGCCACGTTGACCGGGCTGTCGGGGCGCATCACCATAAACGAGACCGTGCAGGATGCGCTGTGGCGACTCCGTGCGGGGATAGGTGCCGACAACCCCGGTCCTATCGCGGACAGTGCTCAACTGCTCCGTCTCAGCAACTCTCTCACGGCCGTGCTCGCACCTCCAAACAGCGGGGCTTTCAACGGAAATACGACCCTTGCTGCGCGCTTTTCCCAGTTAGAAGCAATGACGGTATCACGCCGAGTCGCGTCCGAGGCAGATACTGCAATTCAGAATGCGCGCCACGAACGGATAACATCAACCTTCCTGTCTCAGGGGGTTGATAGCGATTTCGAGATGCAGCGCCTGTTGCAGTACGAGCAAGCCTATGCCGCCAATGCACGTGTAATCCAAGCCATTGATGAAATGATGCAAAGCATCCTGAGGTTGTAACAATGTCTGTTTTTTCTATAGGTGATCAGGCACGGTCATACGCATTGCAATCATCGGTGCGCAGTATGAAGAAAACGCTCGATGTTCTGGGCGTTGTTGCAGAAGTCAGTGTGTGAGCGCAGTTTTCCCTTTCCGCGTTGAGTTCATGCCACGCGTTTGATCTCGGCGGATCCGAGGGCATTGAAGCGGTTCATGAGGGCGATGCGGATATGGATTTCGGCGGTCTGGCGGTCCGGGTCTCGTGATGAGATGCGTTCACCGAAGGCCTTGAGGCAGCGCATCCTTGCCTCGATCCTGCTTCGGACGTGATAACCTGACCAGCGCTTCCATATGGCCCTGCCCAAGCGCTGGGTTGCCCGGAGGATCTCGTTGCGCGCCCTGGCTGCGGGGCAATCCTCCTTCCAGAGACGGCCATTCCTCCGGATCGGGATGATAGCGGTGCCGCCTCGATCCAGGATCGCGGTGTGGCAGCGTCGGGTGTCAAAGGCACCGTCGCCGGTGACGGTGCCGATCTGTTCATCCTCTGGGATCTGGTTGAGCAGGTCGGGCAGAACAGGGCTGTCGCCTTCACGGCTTGAGGTGAATTCGACGGCGCGGATGTCACCTGTAGCCGTGTCCATCGCCAGATGAACCTTACGATATTGGCGTCGGCGATGCGGGCCATGCTTGCGGGCAAGCCATTCCCCATCACCAAGAAACTTGATCCCGGTGCTGTCCACCAGCAGGTTCAGCGGCCCCGGCGCACGGCGGCTCGTGATCTGAACCGTGATGCGCTTCTGCCTGCGGCTCAGGGTCGAGAAATCGGGCACCCGCCAGTCGAGCCCGGCCATCGAAAGGATGCTCGCCACCATCCCTGTCGTTTGCCGGAGAGGCAGGCCGAACAGAACCTTCACCATCAAGCAGAACTGGATCGCGGCATCAGAGAAGACCGGCGGCCGACCATTGCATCCGGATTTGGGTGCGCGCCAAACCATGTCCTTGTCCAGCCAGATCAGAAGGGACCCGCGCCGCTTCAAGGCATCGTTGTAGGACTTCCAGTTCATCGTGCGGTAGCGGGTGGGCTCAGGCTTGCTCATACTCGCCCCTTAGCCCACTGGATTCGCAGTGTGAATCCCTCAGAAAACGGAGTTCTGCAACAACGCCACTTCAAGGCCGCAGGATATGTCGCAGGTTAAAACAGAAATGATTTAGGTGCAGGCATGTCCGTGATGGTTCCTCGATTCATGATCAAATGCCGATGCCTTGCGCGACATCGTGCGCGACTATGCGCTGGAGATCACCCATTCGGATTCCGGGTTCATGCGCGACACCCGCTTGTCGGTGCGGGGAACCTTGACGGAGGTGATCGCGACGCCAAGACCGACCGAGCCGGTGGAGAAGTCCACATCGTCCACGTCCTTGGTCCG
The Paracoccus alcaliphilus DNA segment above includes these coding regions:
- a CDS encoding flagellar motor protein MotB, whose protein sequence is MAAGKGSSGATIIIKRGGLAPEAAHHGGAWKVAYADFVTAMMAFFLLMWLLNATTEAQRQGLAEYFNPTIVHRPGASGEGVEQGARQAVQQLTPDSFKQADFERLAQQVQDHLTGTGAESMQMANLLRHVVTRMTDEGLVIELTDLAEQPLFVEDTSQPQPALRELSAILTRALGHVRNDIALSGYVRGYPEMLVASPVWALSDARAHEVRKLLERSGLDPQRVQRVSGHADRRLRSTNPMDPANNRIELILLR
- a CDS encoding flagellar hook protein FlgE; the protein is MSMSSAMNAGVAGLAAHSTKLATISDNIANSGTNGYKRMETEFDSIVLNQHRASGHYAAGGVRTTTKRIVTEDGALITTTNPLDLSIDGRGMLPVTSAVDLDNNFETLPMMMTRTGSFRPDDSGILRTASGLVLLGWPAQSDGTVPIMPRDTMGTLEPIQLSPSQTVGDPTTRISMGITLPAAHTRPDATGDSLPLKIEYFGNLGTSESLSMTFIPETGNPIGMSNTWVMEVRDSASDPANNLIGSYRIQFDDSQANGGSIADVEVLSGGAYDAASGTLNLQVAGGPLSLVIGSPGATTGMRQLSASFSPAPISKNGSPVGNLVTVEVDEDGFLRATYDTGFVKTLYQIPLVDVPNPDGLLALDAQTFKISPESGSLFMWDAGDGPTGAVMGYALEASTTDIAYELTQMITTQRAYSSNAKVIQTVDEMLQETTNIKR
- the flgK gene encoding flagellar hook-associated protein FlgK, yielding MSIARALSNAVSGLAAVSRGTETVAANLANLATPGYARRDVALSPLGFGANSGGVRVNGIMRIVDAGILGETRLTEAARSNAAIHSGFAAEMEAVVGVPGNADSLASKLTDLQSALVSASTRPEDEVRLQIAVSAAEKLADKLNEISNTIQAARTAADNAIAADVEVLNGSLDRVADLNRRIATISAKGADPSSLMDQRQQVIDQIARIVPVQEVVRDNGHVALFTTEGAVLLDGSQPNHLTFQPSGSLTPEMSVGTPPVGILQQDGRELTAGGMGLFVGGSLAASFAVRDEFAPQMQVEIDTIALELHDRFALSTTDPTLDPGEPGLFTDAGGSASLATLTGLSGRITINETVQDALWRLRAGIGADNPGPIADSAQLLRLSNSLTAVLAPPNSGAFNGNTTLAARFSQLEAMTVSRRVASEADTAIQNARHERITSTFLSQGVDSDFEMQRLLQYEQAYAANARVIQAIDEMMQSILRL
- a CDS encoding IS5-like element ISPpa3 family transposase, which encodes MSKPEPTRYRTMNWKSYNDALKRRGSLLIWLDKDMVWRAPKSGCNGRPPVFSDAAIQFCLMVKVLFGLPLRQTTGMVASILSMAGLDWRVPDFSTLSRRQKRITVQITSRRAPGPLNLLVDSTGIKFLGDGEWLARKHGPHRRRQYRKVHLAMDTATGDIRAVEFTSSREGDSPVLPDLLNQIPEDEQIGTVTGDGAFDTRRCHTAILDRGGTAIIPIRRNGRLWKEDCPAARARNEILRATQRLGRAIWKRWSGYHVRSRIEARMRCLKAFGERISSRDPDRQTAEIHIRIALMNRFNALGSAEIKRVA